In the Motacilla alba alba isolate MOTALB_02 chromosome 6, Motacilla_alba_V1.0_pri, whole genome shotgun sequence genome, ACAGTTCCTGCTGAAGCTTCTGGCCTGTGATATGCCTTTGTCCCAAGGACATCATGGCAGCAgtattctgctttaaaattagGCTCTCAAGAGACTTTGAGCTGCTGAAagtgaagggtttttttcttccctgtagAGTTTGTGCTTTTCTCTGGTGTTACAGGTACCCAGGAGTGGGCATGGCTTTCTGAAAGCCACACCAGcaagagcagaggctggggatTGCCCCTTTTCCCTGCCATCCTTTCCCGGGGAGAGGATTGCCTGCAGGCTGCCTCCGCTGGGGTGCTGGTGGTGTTCCTGGAGAGCACCAGGAgaccctggagctgggagcatgGATTGAAGTCTGCCATGTGCTttgttccttcctttctcctgggCCTTGCCaagctcctgctgcagtcagTGATTGTGTGAATTAAACTAAGGGCTTTTTCTGTTTAACCTGTTGCTGCCCAGAAGAGCTGAGGTGTGTCTGCATTTGGTGGCCGGTGTCACCTGCTGTCCTTGCtgccttcccctctgctttcctgagagctgcagctaCATTCCCGTTCAGAAAAGCTTTCCTTTGGCTGGTTGAGTAGGAAATCAGAAACGGGAAGGAAAGTGCTTTGCAGGTTTGCTGGATTTATGCAGAGAGAAGGATTGGGATTCGCTGCCATCTCATTGCAAAATGCCCAGAATATTGTAAAAGAGGGATAAAGATGCTTTTGCTTTAAACCTGTTAACTGTTGAAAGAGGGATGAAGATGTCTTTGCTTTCAATCTGTTCACTGTTAGCCCTGCAGTGGTAGCTGATGAAGTCTCTTTTCCCTTGCAGTGGTGGTGTTATGATCTACATTGACCGAATAGAAGTTGTGAATAAGCTGGCCCCATATGCAGGTAGGTATTTCCCATCCTGcttcagcaggcagagctgtgactgTCTTCACTCatcctggggcagctctgtcTTGGTTTGTAGGATTTCCCTTTTCCATGCCTGGAGAACTTCCCTGCCTGTTTCCATTTGCTGTTACCCTTACAGCTCCTGGTCCTGTAGCGTTGACCCCAGGTgcttccagctcagctcctgagAAAATTGCAGAGACAGAACCCATGCAGGAGCCTCTTACCTCCTTATTTCACCACCCCAAAGACACAGACAGCTTGttttgctcagcagcacagcttggtGCAAAACTCCAGCATTGCTGAGGCACTGGAGGGTGAATTTCTGGTGTAATTTATAGAGTCGTGGaggggtttgggctggaagggaccttaaagctcagcccatcccagcccctgccgtgggcagggacaccttccactgtcctaggctgctccaagccctgtccagcctggccttgggcactgccagggatccaggggcagccacagctgctctgagcaccctgtaCCAGaacctgcccaccctgccagccaaTAATTTGTTCCATAAATCTcacctaaatttcccctctggcagtttgaacccattccccttgtcctgtccctccagttCCTGTTGCagggtccctctccagctcccctgtGTCCCTTCAGGCCGTGGAAGGAgctgtgaggtctccacacacccttcccttctccaggctgagcattcccagctctcccagcctggcttcagAGGgaagatgctccagaccccCTCAGCAactccatggcctcctctggacctgctccaagAGTTCCAATGTCTTCTCATGTGGTGGGGGAGCAGGCCAGAACTGTGCACAGAGTTCCAGGTGGGGTCTcggcaggagcagagggagagaatcccctcccttgacctgctggccacgctTCTTTTGGTGCAGGATCTGGTTGGCTTAAATAATGGGAGTGGtccttgttttcagttttcagcagcacctgctcctgTGCATGCAGGTCCTGCTGaggctttgctgctttgtttgtttatgCAGAtgacaaaacagcagcaggctgtgcaTCTTGCCGTGGCTGCTCCTTGAAGCTGTGTAATCCCAGCAGCACCTGACAGCCgggcagggcagctgtggcttTGGCTAGCCAGGTCCTGAAAAagccctgtcccagtgctgcacTCCTTCCCTGACATCCTGACAGGTGCCAGTGGTGACCTGTGGTGGTTCTGTCCCTTCCCCAGTGTACGACATCGTGAGGAATTACACCGCGGACTACGACAAGACCTTGATCTTCAACAAAATCCACCACGAGCTGAACCAGTTCTGCAGTGCCCACACCCTGCAGGAGGTGTACATCGAGCTCTTTGGTAAGTGCATGGCAGTGGGGATCCCAGCTGGGATCCCGCTGGAATCTTCCTGGGATATTCTACAGGATATCGTGTCCTTGGACCACACTGCCCCGGTGCTGCAGTTGCAGTGTAGAATCCAGCTCCTTTTACATCCGTTTGCCACTTCCCCTGTAACTTCAGTGACTCAGGTGTCTCTGTCTTTCCCTGTCTGCATGTGGGAATTTGATATCAgtctttttccacctttttttctggATGCACAAAGCAGCCACTCTGCTCTTGTGTGTGCAGTGACGCCTGTGGCCTTCGCTGTGGCGGGGGATTTGTCttgttctgcttctgctttcaatgccctgctctgctgctgaattCACTTTTGTACTTTCACAGCTTCCTTCTGGCTGTCTCTAACAAGTGAGAGCTGGAAGGTTTTTCACAGGGAGGTAGCAGTGCTTCAGGAATTAGCACAGCTCATACTCTCCTTGGTGGACCTGTGCCCCAAAGACTGAACAGGTTCTGTTCCTTCTTGAGTGGCTGAACAAGGGAAAAATGGCTTATGGCAGGGGAAAAATGGCTTATGACAGCCTTAAAAGGTTGTCAGCACTTTAATATTAATGTAGTCCAAGCCCAAGTGCTGAGGAAGGATAGACCACAGGCTCTGAGCCTTCTTTCTTGCTGAGATGCTGAAAGCTACTTGCACTTAGTTCAGATAACACAAATCCATCAACAGCTGAGCTTTTCTTGTCACCAGCATGTGAGTGTCCTTTTGGGAATGTTTTTCAGGGGCGTAGGAAGGGAAACAATGTACTGAATGTCTCAGGAAGCATCCTTATCTTACACTCTGGAGTTACCTGCTCTTCAAGGCCTGCTGGCTCTTTGCCACACAAGCTGTGGGGAAAACATGATAAACCAACTGGTCTCTCTTTTGTCCTCCAAACACAGATCAGATAGATGAGAACTTGAAGCTGGCCCTGCAGAAAGACCTCAATGTCATGGCGCCAGGTCTCACTATCCAGGTGGGTTGTGGCCTCTCAATAACGAGAGATTTAAGAAggtggagagagactttttgccaaagcctgcagtgacaggacaagggacaacagttttaaactgaaagatgaATGTTTTATGctaagggtggtgaggccctggcacagggtgcccagagaagctgtggctgcccctgaatccctggaagtgtccaaggccaggttggatgaagCTTGGAGCCTCTGCCCCTGGTGGGAGTGTGGGATGGAAGGATGGCAGGAAATGGAAATGTGGGACACCTCTGGGAGAGTGACCATGCTCAGCTGTGTTACACAGGAGGACTAGGCACCACTgtccacagccctgcagctggtTTTGCAGAGAGATGTCTTGGTTATTCAGATTGCATCAAAGTGTTTCATTCAAAATGGGCTCCCTTTTTCTGCTCTCACAGGCCGTGCGTGTtacaaaacccaaaattccAGAGGCCATCCGAAGAAACTTCGAGCTAATGTGAGTAGCTGGGCATAAAGTTGCATTAATTACTTTTGAGGGTCCTGCACAGGCACAGTGCTGTTGGAAAGCTCTTCCCTGGTGCTCAGGGAGAGAGAGATGAGCTCCAGGCAGTGTGTGCTTGGCCAGGTGTGCTTGTgccttctgttttccatttccgTACTGAAATTGGGACTCAGAGGTCTTGATGTCTTGCCCATAAGCTCCCCTCCAAGATCTCTGGGGTGCCTTTGGGCAAAAGGAGATGCTGTTAGGTCTCATCCTGTGGTTgagcaagcccagctcccagcccacaTTGCCCTGCTCCTCGTCCTGAGGGCCTCAGACTGGACTTGCATCCAGATGTGGCCAGATGGAGAGGGGGGTGATCCCTTCCTCTGGCCTGTGTGCATGCTCATacagctgcagacagagccaGTCCCcgtggctgtgagcagggagctggcagctggctgGCCCCTTGTCCCCGTGGCCTCTCCTGGGATGCAGAGATGCTCTATCAGCCATTGGAGAGACGGGGAAGACTTAGAGATGGTTAAAGAACCCAAATCTATTGTGAAGTACAACTGCTTATGTACTTACTCTAGGAAGACTAGTAATGTTTTACTGCAGTGATTGGGTTAATCATCACATAATCAAACTTACACATTTTAaacatctcttgcttgcagaagtctgtagtatttttcttttctggtaaAGCAGTCTGATTGAATCTTCTTGCAATCTTGATTTACTCCTCAAAGTTCTGTTTGCTCTTGCCAAAGCATTTTGTTTATCACATCTCTTATGCTAATGAGGTCCAAAGTACTCCCTGTTTTTGTACCCCAATACTGCTCCTCattccctttgcccaggataACACTTCTCCCCTTGCAGGGAGGCTGAGAAGACCAAGCTGCTGATTGCAGCCCAGAGGCAGAAGGTGGTGGAGAAGGAGGCAGAGACAGACAGGAAGAAAGCACTCATTGGTAATGGCACcagcccaggctcagcctccatccctgctttccctgctcagctggggcaggacaTCGTCTGACATCACTGGCAGCTCCCCGAGGGAggctcagccaggctgcacaAGCAGCTGTTTTGAACATCTGGGTGACAATCCCAcggcagcagagcagggagcacctCTGTCCTGCAGCGGGGATGGAGGAAATCactctgctggaaaagctgcttggGCTTGGAGCTCCCTGTTCCTGTGCTTGTAAACAGGAtgtcagctctgcagacaccagcactgtgttttcttcctgtaaCTCTGCTGCTTGGAGCCCCGGCTGGCactgagtgggaagggagggagcagggagccacTCCTGGTgtggcagagcctgcagccGCGTGCTGGGCTCAGGGTGCTGGTGCTCAGGGCCTGAGGAGCAAATTTCCCAGCCGAGCCCTTTGTGATTGCAGAGGCAGAGAAGGCTGCGCAGGTGGCCAGGATCCACTACCAGCAGAAGATCATGGAGAAGGAAACAGAGAAGCGGATTTCTGAGATTGAAGGTGAGCACACTGCTGGGGctgtctgctgcctgggggTGGTGGCAGGTGCAGGAATGTcgggtttccagccccggattggggtgaccccaaaagatggaaaagtctctgctccaacccgtgccttcaaagaaagactcagcagtcttctgttgtccggtctcaaggttgtttattgttggttatctaaaagattcttctcctgagctgctgtggcccgttcagcagctcaaaggcacactgccctcccaggggctggtgacatcttttatatcacacattatgTGTTccatgtttataccttttccccaatgccaATCATCTGTATTGAATGGTGACTTcctactctaaaccaatctgtgagtgccaacatcaccaaagacatggaggctaggaaggagaaaggaggaggacagggcacacccaaatccctccatcttagaacccctgacccccatgtacaaaactcggacccctgcgtacaaggcttaaaaccccctgtacagcactcaaaaacccttcctttcactcCGTGACTGCTTCTACTACaacacctaaacttgtgtgtgtggcttgtgattcttcacacagagttggtaatttgctccacgggctaagatccaaaccccacgtgtgtctttggctgcatgccagggtctcagagccccctgccagcggctcaggccatccagggcacccagagggatgtcctgggctCCGACAGAGGAAGTCATCaagggtgctgcagggctgcagggctgtgcactGGATCCTTCCTGCCCTGTGCATGGAACTCTCCAGGaagctgcagggcagtgcagggccagccaggctgccaggggCACTCCTGGGTCAGCTGGTCCCCATGGGGTGAGGGCTCAGGTGCTCAGTGTGATAAGGGGCCCTTCACTTCCTAATGCTTCCTTTCCTGTCCCTCCTCGGCTGCTGTGGTAGATGCTGCATTCCTGGCAAGGGAGAAGGCAAAGGCTGATGCAGAGTACTACACTGCTCGGAAGCTGGCTGACTCCAACAAGGTGAGCTCTGGGAAGCTGGTCACTCGCTCTTCTCCTCCGCACGGGAGATCAGCTGCAggtgggcagcactgggaaaacGCTTGACCTAACAGCCCACACCACATCAGGGGCTGCCTGGTGTGAAACCTAGCACCACAGGGCACAGAAAGTTGTCTCTGAGGGtctctggtttctgttttttgCAGCTGAAGCTGACCCCTGAGTATCTGGAGCTGATGAAGTACCAGGCCATAGCTGCCAACAGCAAGCTGTACTTCGGCGACCGCATCCCCGGCGTGTTCCTGGATTCCTGTGCCTTCCAGCAGGCCAGCCTGAGGACTGCCCACCAAACCAGCCTTCCTGCACAGGAAAGCCCAGAGACCGCTGGAGAAAGCCCCCTGAGAGGCGAGGAgagcagtggctgagggaggcaggagggagcccGGTGTAGCTCGGAGCGAGCCCGGCTGTGCCCGGGGACGAGGCCCTGTGCCGCTGGGGCGGATgcagcacctgcctgcctgcctggacATCTTGTGTATAGGTGGCAGTTGGGTTGATTTTCTTCTAGCAACGGATCACAAGGGCTCTgcctcttctgttttctccccCTGTGAAATTGGTGCTTCCAAAGAGGGATAATCCTGTACTAACAAACCTATACTGGAATATTAAACGACAGACAGCAGGAAAGCCTCCCGGGGTAGGTGCAGTTATTTAGCAGGAAGGAGATGTGGCTTTGAGTGCTGTGTTGCTGCACACTGGTCATTGCTCAGCACTCCAGGCTGAGGCTGAGTGAAGAGGAGgttccccttgtcctgctgtTGAAGCTTTGCTTGGTGAAGGTTTCTGCTGACGCTGTCTCGCTCTCCTCAAGGACTCCAGTGGAGTGGACTCTCCTTGGCCAGCGTGTTCCTGCTGGGGGTGAGGAGTGGTTTGCTGTGGAATAGTTTATGGGAGTTGGATCTGCACAGCTGTGAtactgctgcagacagcagtgcTAGATAATGACTTGGAGGAAGCAACCTCTGAAGGGATTCTGTGACCCCCTGCAAGCAAGAGAGCCTTGCACCGGCTGCCTGGGCCTGACTGTGGTGTTCCCACTGCGTGGCTGAGTCTCATTGCCTCCTAAACCAGATTTTCAGGAGCACCTCGGAGCAGCTGGTTGGGAACAGAGCCTGGCAAGTCTTTGCTCAGATTCCAGCCTCCCTGTATGTCGTTCACCAGGGAAAGGGGGCTGAATTTCCACTGCTCTGCCGTGCTGGCAAAGTGAAGGGGAAGAGAAGAGTGAAAGGACCCTGCTGTGCAGCAGATCAGATGTTTGACACTTCAGCTGCAAAGGAGGTGAGGCATCGCTGCTCCTCCATGCAAAATCCACCGCTCCAGGAGGTGGGACCTGCTTTGTATGTCCTTGAACAGCCATGGCAAGGAGTGTGTCCCTGGTACTCTCATCCCTGGCCAGGCTTGCTGGCAGATGGATCTTCTGTCCTGATTTGTGCTGTGGTATATCCGACCCTTCTCCTAGTGTGCCGTGCCAGGGTGAGGGAGAGCTGCTTGGGGAGGGGGGAATCTGCTGGGACAAACctgctttctgctctccctccttcctcccctctgctTGTGAGGGTGTGCTTGCTTTCAGGACCTGCTGCTCCTCGTGCTCTGTGGGGATCTGGGGTGCAACACCTGGGgaagcagctggcaggagctggaatgccatcctccagctgggagcaccccagccctgcctgctgcatgTTCAGAGacctgctctccctctgcatCCTTCCTGCTGTCCTGTCCCCTCGGAGCAGCCGTGCCACCCTTAGAGGGGTGGTGACACTCTGGGCACTCGACATGCTGGGATCTTCTGTCCCTGGCTCCATCTGCAGCCTCGTGGCGAGGGGAGGGCTGTGTTTAGCTGGTGCCATTGAGAGCATTCAACCCAAAGCAGCTTTGCCTGTGCTGGTGGTGtccccagagaggctgtgtgggctcaggctctgcagtgctgtcccCACCTTGTGTGGCTGGGCTTCAGGGGTGGCCGAGTCTCCAGCAGCGCACGgtgcctcctgctgccctctgctcctgccctggctgctctcctccatctctgggcacagcagggtcgTGTTGGCCCTGCCCCTTCTGCAGGGAGTGAGACATAACTGTGGCACTTCACAGCAGTTTCAGGGGGTCTTTCTTgtcctctgcctgcctgcaaaCTCCCAAGGCTCGGTtggtgctctgctccaggatcccagctccttttccagcccagccacGGCAGAGCTGGGCACCAGGGCAGAGGGGGGGTGGCAGTGTGTTCTGTGGTGTTTGAAATGTctcctggaaatgctgcttgGCTTGCAGgatccctttttttcctgtgggatgGCTTTGAGGAAGCAGTGTAGTCTCATCTCTGCCCTGCCACCTCCTCAGTGTTGCAGCAGGCCCTTGGCACAGAGCTCTCCTCACCCCAGTGGCGCTGCTTTGGTTGGATTTTGGGATGAGGGCAGGCTTTGTAGGCTAGAAGCACTGCTGGAGGGAATGTTGGCAGGAATGTGGTCTCCAGGATTTCCTTTGTGTGTTACTGGTTTGGGCACTCTGGGCATCAGGGATGGCTGGGCAGGGTAGGTTCTGCCAGCCTGGAAGTGACAAGGGCAGAGGGGAACTGCTGGGAGCAATAAccaggcagctctcagctctcctGCGGTGATCAGAGCAAGatgcccaggcagggagcaggaaagcctgccaggccagagcaggaggagctgcttcCCTTTGGATCCCAGCCTTGCTGTGCCTCCCTGCGCCATGGCTTTGCCTTAAGTGGCTGTCACTGGCTCAGCGTCCCTCTGTATGCGTCAGCCACCTCCCCGCGTGGTCCGAGGGACCCCGGGGGATGCTCCCGTGGTCccaggtcctgcagcagcatGCGTGATGCCCAGTgccttctgcagcagcctcctccacccttccctgcttccccaggccccgctgcagcagccccagcgtGTGCAGGACAGGGTGGCCACGGCTGTGGCCCCCTGGCGTgggctgtgccaccctgtgagccccagctgtgagcagggacatggctgcaggcagggtttTGGGATGGAACtggcttttctctcctttcccatgGCCTGTGTGGGCCTGTGACTAAAGGGCTCTGCCCCTGGATGCGCATCTCCTTAAGGAAACACGATACATCCGGTCAGGTTTACATTCACAGTTCAGTTCTTTTgataaagcagaataaaattattttgttaccatttttttgggatggttttATGTGTCCTAGGGCTGGTGGCACTTGGAACGGGGGACCCCTGTACCtctccccctgcagcagcactgcatggTGTGGATGTCCTCAGCTGCAGCGAGTGCCACCCTGGGAGCCTGTGCTCAAagccagccacagccaggaTGGTGCTGAGCATGAAGGGActccctgcagcatcctggggcACCTGGCTCGGCGTGGCTGGCAAAATGTGCTGCAGTTTGGCCCCTGTGGCTCTGGGGAGCTCAGCTCcacccttttcccccttccgtgatccctgcacagctccctgcctgctgccaccccgctgtgccctcctgcccaGACACACCCCATGACACCTCTTCCTTCAGTCTTTATTGGTATAAAAGCCTTGAACCTAAATTATATCAAAAATGGGAGGCCTGGTTTTACAGCAAGTGGCTCAAAATGGTCACATGAAGGTCATAAATAAATGGCTGCAGTAAAACGGCTCCCAGGGAATTCCCTTTTGAACGCTCAATGAATAACTCCAGAGATAAAAGCCCCGTGGCGAGGCCAAGCCCAGCTTGGACCTGCCACGGCCCCTGGTGACATTCCCCCGTGTGATGTCCCTGGGGCAGGTCCCCGCGGAGCAGTGCTCTTCCTGCCCCGTgatgccaggagctgctctccgcagccccggcggggaagggcaggaggacAGGACACATTCAGGACGTCgggagagaaggcagcagctcccagggcgCAGGAGAGCCTGGGCCGACGTGGCTTGGTCCCCCAAACCGGAGCTGGCATTGTCCCCGCTCCTGGTTTCCTCGGGAAGCCCCGGCTGGCGGCTCCCCCTGGGACGGCCGTGAGGCTGCCGAGTCCATTAAGGCACAACTCGAGGATCTGTAAACACTGGTGCCCCCCCGGGCAGGGCCCGAGGGTCCGGCCGGCAATTCAAGTAAGGGTGGAAGCGAGACGGTGGCTCCCCAGCGGTGCCACCGCCCAGCTGTGCCGCTCTCGGCCGGCCGCGGTGGCGGATGGAGCGTCCTTGGTCACCTCCTGCCCGGGGGCGGCTTCAGGGCCACCTTTGGCGGGGGACACCGCTGAAAAGGGGTCGGTGGGAGGGACGGTGCCGGCGGCCCCTCGCCGCGGCTCGGCGCTTTGCTCTTCAGCGCTGGGAGAGGCTTGCTGGGCGGCTTCGGCTTCGCCTGGCGGGAGCGGAGGGAGACCCGACTGCCTCACCCGGGCACCCAGCAGGGACCCGGAGGGGACAGGGGGCGGAGGAAGGGCCCCCAAGCCACCAGCCTGGATGGGCTGGGTTCATCGGGAGGGGTGCTCACCTGCGGGGGCCATCCCggaggggacagaggtggcCCCAGAGGGCCGGGTGCGGGTGGCCGCGGGGCCAGCACGGGGCTGTGTGCCCGGGccgcccgcggggccgccgTGCTGCtcaccaggctgggct is a window encoding:
- the ERLIN1 gene encoding LOW QUALITY PROTEIN: erlin-1 (The sequence of the model RefSeq protein was modified relative to this genomic sequence to represent the inferred CDS: deleted 1 base in 1 codon), with the translated sequence MTSSSRADVARPWCRAPARVRGGGGSAASAARGERDRARGAPRPGGDASMAMAQAGAAAAAASGLLVFLLYSAIHRVEEGHLAVYYRGGALLTSPSGPGYHIMLPFITTFKSVQTTLQTDEVKNVPCGTSGGVMIYIDRIEVVNKLAPYAVYDIVRNYTADYDKTLIFNKIHHELNQFCSAHTLQEVYIELFDQIDENLKLALQKDLNVMAPGLTIQAVRVTKPKIPEAIRRNFELMEAEKTKLLIAAQRQKVVEKEAETDRKKALIEAEKAAQVARIHYQQKIMEKETEKRISEIEDAAFLAREKAKADAEYYTARKLADSNKLKLTPEYLELMKYQAIAANSKLYFGDRIPGVFLDSCAFQQASLRTAHQPAFLHRKAQRPLEKAP